In Streptomyces durocortorensis, a genomic segment contains:
- a CDS encoding SigE family RNA polymerase sigma factor yields the protein MTVEEFEEFYAQAVARLTGQLYVMTGDLQEAQDVVQEAFVKAWVRRGRLERDGQPEAWIRTVAWRLAVSRWRFRRRSADAWGRGSGVPEHVAPPDPEHVVLVDALRELPAQQRRTLTLHYLCDLTVEQIARETGLSGSTIKTHLVRGRAALAVRLQDPRLEEAPDV from the coding sequence TTGACCGTCGAGGAGTTCGAAGAGTTCTACGCCCAGGCGGTCGCGCGTCTCACGGGCCAGCTGTACGTGATGACCGGCGACCTCCAGGAGGCGCAGGACGTCGTGCAGGAAGCGTTCGTCAAGGCGTGGGTCCGGCGCGGGCGGCTGGAGCGTGACGGGCAGCCCGAGGCGTGGATCCGTACGGTCGCGTGGCGTCTGGCGGTGAGCCGTTGGCGTTTCCGGCGGCGGTCGGCGGACGCCTGGGGCCGGGGGAGCGGTGTGCCGGAGCACGTGGCGCCGCCGGACCCGGAGCATGTGGTGCTGGTCGACGCCCTCCGTGAGCTGCCCGCGCAGCAGCGGCGCACGCTGACCCTGCACTACCTGTGCGACCTCACGGTCGAGCAGATCGCCAGGGAGACCGGGCTTTCCGGCAGCACGATCAAGACGCATCTGGTTCGCGGACGGGCGGCGCTCGCCGTCCGTTTGCAGGACCCCCGCCTGGAGGAGGCTCCTGATGTCTGA
- a CDS encoding mannosyltransferase family protein yields the protein MSILSPGLRPSPSPPSSPRPPRASVVPSRPPWTDRFRRLSARLSPSDRRVLWFYLLTRISLGITAHFARWLFPARPGDREAAPVLAPFQQWDANHYLHIARDGYFPSGAGPWVSGWDNREAFFPGYPLLLRAVHTVVPDWTAAGLLISFVAGAVAVLALARIARAYLPEGGADHRTVVLFLLSPCAVFLAAGYTEALFLAFALPAWLAALRHRWALAAVLVALATTVRVSGLFLAAAVALLFVLSARTRRDWRAAGWTLLPALPPAAYSWYLYAHTGDWMAWKHAQERGWYRTFHAPWEAWANTWHAAFDGVHTTGYAAMFQAELAAMLVGLALVALLVRYRRWPEAVYVALSLWALGTSYWYTSIPRATLLWWPLWIGLASLSLRRPWFRTAYLCVAAPLTTLVALTFLTGRWAG from the coding sequence ATGTCCATCCTCTCGCCGGGCCTGCGACCTTCCCCTTCCCCTCCCTCTTCCCCTCGCCCTCCCCGTGCGTCCGTTGTGCCGAGCCGACCCCCCTGGACCGACCGATTCCGCAGGCTGTCCGCCCGCCTGAGCCCGTCCGACCGCAGGGTGCTGTGGTTCTACCTCCTGACCCGAATATCCCTGGGGATCACGGCCCACTTCGCCCGCTGGCTGTTCCCCGCCCGCCCGGGCGACCGGGAGGCGGCCCCGGTCCTCGCCCCCTTCCAGCAGTGGGACGCGAACCACTACCTCCACATAGCGCGCGACGGCTACTTCCCCTCCGGCGCGGGCCCCTGGGTGAGCGGCTGGGACAACCGGGAGGCGTTCTTCCCCGGGTACCCGCTGCTCCTGCGTGCCGTGCACACCGTGGTCCCCGACTGGACGGCGGCCGGGCTGCTGATCTCGTTCGTCGCGGGGGCGGTGGCCGTGCTGGCCCTGGCCCGTATCGCGCGGGCGTACCTGCCGGAGGGCGGGGCCGACCACCGTACGGTCGTCCTCTTCCTGCTCTCTCCCTGCGCGGTGTTCCTGGCCGCCGGGTACACGGAGGCGCTGTTCCTCGCCTTCGCCCTGCCCGCCTGGCTCGCCGCGCTGCGGCACCGGTGGGCTCTCGCGGCCGTTCTGGTGGCGCTGGCGACGACCGTGCGCGTCAGCGGCCTGTTCCTCGCCGCCGCCGTCGCCTTGCTCTTCGTGCTGTCCGCCCGGACTCGCCGGGACTGGCGGGCGGCGGGCTGGACGCTGCTTCCGGCGCTGCCCCCGGCCGCGTACAGCTGGTACCTGTACGCGCACACGGGCGACTGGATGGCGTGGAAACACGCCCAGGAACGCGGCTGGTACCGGACCTTCCACGCCCCTTGGGAGGCGTGGGCGAACACGTGGCACGCGGCGTTCGACGGCGTACACACGACCGGCTACGCGGCGATGTTCCAGGCGGAGTTGGCGGCGATGCTGGTGGGTCTGGCCCTGGTCGCGTTGCTCGTACGGTATCGCCGCTGGCCGGAGGCGGTGTACGTCGCGCTGAGCCTGTGGGCGCTGGGAACGTCGTACTGGTACACGTCCATCCCCCGCGCGACCCTGCTGTGGTGGCCGTTGTGGATCGGCCTGGCGTCCCTGAGCCTGCGCCGCCCCTGGTTCAGGACGGCGTACCTGTGCGTGGCCGCCCCGCTGACCACACTGGTCGCGCTGACGTTCCTCACGGGGCGGTGGGCGGGGTGA
- a CDS encoding GNAT family N-acetyltransferase translates to MTNTSLIPATLSFRRAQETESDLTELVRLRDAAARWQIAHGIEQWKPGDLGADHFRARLRAGEVWIATLGPDGPSAGAWELWWDDEPAWGVQPPVAGYVHRLMTDRRTAPPGAGRALLAEAERRIAAYGRELCRLDCLTSNDRLRRYYEDAGYVVVGEQAGKNGDGGRTYGVTLLEKRLGE, encoded by the coding sequence ATGACGAACACCAGCTTGATACCCGCAACCCTGTCGTTCCGCCGGGCGCAGGAGACCGAGAGTGACCTGACCGAGCTCGTACGCCTCCGGGATGCCGCCGCGCGCTGGCAGATCGCGCACGGGATCGAGCAGTGGAAGCCCGGCGATCTGGGTGCCGATCACTTCAGGGCGAGGCTGCGGGCGGGCGAGGTGTGGATCGCCACCCTCGGGCCGGACGGGCCGAGCGCCGGGGCCTGGGAGCTGTGGTGGGACGACGAGCCCGCCTGGGGCGTGCAGCCGCCGGTCGCGGGCTACGTCCACCGTCTGATGACCGACCGCCGGACCGCCCCGCCCGGCGCGGGCCGCGCGCTGTTGGCCGAGGCCGAGCGCCGGATCGCCGCGTACGGGCGGGAGCTGTGCCGGCTCGACTGCCTGACGTCCAACGACCGGCTCCGCCGCTACTACGAGGACGCGGGGTACGTGGTGGTCGGCGAGCAGGCGGGGAAGAACGGCGACGGGGGGCGGACGTACGGGGTGACGTTGTTGGAGAAGAGGTTGGGGGAGTGA